A single Choristoneura fumiferana chromosome 9, NRCan_CFum_1, whole genome shotgun sequence DNA region contains:
- the LOC141431392 gene encoding 3-oxoacyl-[acyl-carrier-protein] reductase FabG-like, which produces MSFSGKVVLVTGASSGIGAATAVLFAGEGARVALVGRNEAKLSNVAQQCSAHGNQPLVIKADLSNEEETKTIIDKTVNHFGQLDVLVNNAGFSKSGSLLEGNIIEAYDAIMKTNVRAAIQLACLATPHLIKTKGNIINISSVGSLHTPQVPQQASYCISKAALDHFTRCAALELAASGVRVNSVNPGPVKTDILENSGVPNVDIVWERFKNTTALGRIGEPEEIAELISFLASDRARSITGSIYVSDNGYLLKA; this is translated from the coding sequence ATGAGTTTCTCTGGTAAAGTGGTGTTAGTGACGGGTGCTAGCTCGGGCATCGGCGCGGCCACGGCCGTGCTATTCGCCGGCGAGGGCGCCCGCGTCGCGCTCGTGGGTCGCAACGAAGCCAAACTCAGCAACGTAGCTCAGCAGTGCTCAGCTCACGGCAATCAGCCCCTCGTCATCAAAGCCGACCTCTCTAACGAAGAAGAAACGAAGACCATCATTGATAAAACAGTAAACCACTTTGGCCAACTAGACGTACTCGTCAATAACGCTGGTTTCTCAAAGTCCGGATCTTTATTAGAAGGTAATATAATCGAAGCTTACGATGCTATTATGAAGACAAACGTCAGAGCAGCTATTCAATTGGCATGCCTAGCAACTCCTCATTTGATTAAAACTAAGGGCAATATCATCAACATATCAAGCGTCGGATCCCTTCATACTCCGCAAGTGCCTCAGCAAGCTTCTTACTGCATCTCGAAAGCTGCTTTGGATCATTTTACTCGTTGTGCCGCATTGGAACTAGCAGCATCAGGCGTGAGGGTGAACAGCGTCAATCCTGGACCCGTGAAGACAGACATTCTAGAAAATTCTGGCGTGCCTAATGTTGATATTGTGTGGGAGAGATTTAAGAACACTACAGCGCTCGGTCGAATAGGCGAGCCAGAAGAAATCGCTGAACTTATTTCGTTTTTGGCCAGCGACAGGGCTAGAAGCATTACTGGTTCCATTTATGTATCTGACA
- the LOC141431518 gene encoding 3-oxoacyl-[acyl-carrier-protein] reductase FabG-like — translation MSLFGKVAIVTGAGAGIGAATAVLFASEGASVALVDLNETSLNNVAQQCVVHGKPPLSIKADVTNEVEAETIISKTIEYFGQIDILVNNAAIFKMALITDSDMLRQFDSVMNTNLRSVVLLTNLAAPHLKATKGNIVNVSSVTSRWMRVKVASYCVSKAGLEHFTRCAALELADLGVRVNSVIPGPVRTHMLANALNTVSDNDKAWDAKRSTALGRLSEPVEIADVILFLASPKARGITGSAYVSDNGFLLKRKLEESV, via the coding sequence atgAGTTTGTTTGGGAAAGTTGCAATCGTGACGGGTGCAGGAGCGGGCATCGGCGCGGCCACTGCTGTGTTGTTCGCCAGTGAAGGCGCCAGCGTCGCGCTGGTGGATCTAAACGAGACCAGTCTAAACAACGTCGCTCAGCAGTGCGTGGTTCACGGCAAACCACCGCTTTCCATCAAAGCTGACGTCACCAACGAGGTTGAAGCGGAAACCATAATTTCCAAAACAATCGAATACTTTGGCCAGATAGATATTCTTGTAAACAATGCCgctattttcaaaatggctttAATAACTGATTCAGATATGCTAAGACAATTTGATTCAGTCATGAACACGAATTTGCGCTCAGTAGTTCTGTTGACAAATCTAGCTGCACCCCATCTTAAGGCTACTAAAGGGAACATAGTTAATGTAAGTAGTGTAACATCTCGTTGGATGCGGGTTAAAGTTGCTTCTTACTGTGTGTCGAAGGCTGGGTTAGAACACTTTACGCGCTGCGCCGCTTTAGAGTTGGCGGATTTAGGAGTTAGAGTGAACAGCGTAATTCCTGGTCCAGTAAGAACGCACATGTTAGCCAATGCTTTGAACACCGTGAGTGATAATGATAAAGCTTGGGATGCAAAGCGAAGTACTGCTCTTGGCAGATTGAGTGAGCCAGTAGAGATTGCTGATGTCATCTTGTTCTTGGCCAGTCCTAAAGCAAGGGGCATCACGGGTTCTGCTTATGTCTCCGATAACGGATTTCTTTTGAAAAGGAAACTTGAAGAATCTGTTTGA